The region TGGAGGATATCTGGCACAAGGACCTCAGTGACTACCAGGACTCCGTTACCGAGTACGCCGTTCCTCGCGTCATGTTGAAGGTACTCCGTGGCACCCGACTCCGGGCGTGGATCGACGCAAATGGAGAGGTAGTGGGTACGGAGAAGCTCGTAAATGTGCCCCTCGCAGACAGCAGTCCGGAGGAGGTCGCATTCGTATACGCAGCACTCAACCACCCGTGTGCCTCCTACTACCTACAGAAAGCAATTTTCTCAGAAACAACGGAGAGTGCACGGGTGATGGACGGGCAGTACTCTAAACCGATCCCGATCCCAGCGGTTCCCTCTAACATCGAAACCCCAGTAGCACATCTCGCGTGGGCACTTACGCTAGCCAAACAACTGAACCACGACTCCAACCGGGATCTTTCAGAACAAATAACAACCCTACAGACCAGTCTGAACGCAATTCTCAGCTCTCTGTACTTAGACATCCACTCAGAAACGATCAACCGTTGGTGTACTACTGTCGGAGGCGAAGGGGCAGAGACTAAACGGCTTCAGGAATTGTTTAACCAGTTCTATACTGAACAGTTCGCCAACCGGAACGGCAGTCCAGAACAGTACTGGGACGAAATCGAAACCGTAGTGGACTCAACAGCCAACGCTGTCTCGCAATGGGATACTGAACAAATATCGAATTCACACGAGAGAGAGATCATCGAGGAAGTCCTCTAAAGTCCTCAGCGGAGATTAATGACGTCTCGAGGGTCACTACTACTTTCGCGGTTGATCTTCCGGAACCACGTGCTAAACTCATCCCAATCCATCCCGTTCTCTGATTCTGGAATTGGCTGTGTATCGATGGGTTCAGCATGGTAATCATCGAAATCAGCGCTGAGGTCAATGTCGTTGACTTGTATGACGTGAGCTCCCTTATCTTTCGCAATGTAGTAGTAAACTTTCTCCTCCTCGTCGGTTCCTGGGGGAATTCGGATATAGGGCTGGGGGATACAATCGTCCGGTACACCGTCTTCTGATTCAGCCTCTCTTACCGAGTAGTTCACGAGAAAGAGCACGCCGTCAAGTGCTTTTGTCAGCTGCCACAGCGACACGAACTTTCGTCCGTTTTTGTGCCAATAATTGTTCGGGTGGCTTGCATGAATGTCGAGTCGGTCCCTCCATTTGTATGGTGGATCAGAAAACGGTCCGCCGAGTTTCAGAAATTCAAATAGTACCCAGCCCATTTCTGGATGGTGCAGCAGGCGTTCCACGTTAACACCGAAGGTAGGATCATTGCCTAATGCCTCTTTCACGAAGAGGACTTCCGTCGCATCTTCCTTAGCCAGTTTCTTACTAGACATTTAATGATCGATTCAAATGAAACAATATAATACCAAAGGTTGGAGAGGTAAATTGAATACCCCCTGTCATAGAACGAGTCGCATAACTCCGTTCACCTTTGGACACCAGCCGTAAGATTCACGTGACTCGCATCTGTTTCCCGTAGAAATTGATGACGGCACAGATGAACCTACGGTGGAGAGACTTCCGCCCAGCCTCAGACCGATAATGCTTGCATCTACCCACGTAACGGATTCTGTGGGGTTTGTAGCCCTGGTGGGGGTCCGACGACAGTCACCACGCGTGCTCTTCATTTCGCGTCTGATACGGTTGACATCACAGGGAATATGAGCAGACTCCTTACTGTAAAGAAACTAAATTCCTCGCAAAACCGGCTGTAGGGGTACGACTGAACGATATCTGTCGAGAAGATGTGCGACAGGTGAGGTGAGAGACAGAGGTTCCGCATTCGACCCGGTAGTACGTTCAACATGTGATTGTTGGGGGAGTGGTGTCATAGTTTGAGCCGTAGCTAACAGCGCTAGTGTAAATCACGTATCGTTTTGTACACTCGTCCCTCCGAACGTGTAGTGTCCCTCGATTCCATATTGCATTATATGATTTATGTTGGCTGACCAGCCGATATTCTATCGCTACAAACCTCGCCGTGCAGCCCCTCTCATGGGTGAAATCATCTATAGTCTAAATTGGCGGACCAACAAGACACAGATTGGCTCAGGCACGTCACCAACAGCACAACAATGCAGGGTCGCCTTCGAGAAAACTGTCGTAGACTCACGATCGGAACGGCGAGAAGAATACCTGAACCCATGTACGCCTGATCGTCGACGTGTCCAGCGACCTGGTGTACACTGACGTGCAGTGGCTACTCTAGCCGTTGATAGGGCACTCGTCACCACTTCCCCTTTGTCTCCTCGTCGATATCCCCGTCACGAGAAGACACTGTGATGACCGTCCCGTCGCGGTCGAAGACACCGCTCGAGTACTCGTTTCGAAACCAAATTCAGCCACCGAGAGCCGTCGAATGTCAACGTCGGGGTGCGTGGCTCGATCAGGGCAGTGATGGCTCGTTTTTCTTCGTTTACGCGCCGAGATTGGTCACCGTCACGAACGATTCGTCGGCGACCGACTCAGCCAGTTCGTCGGTAGCGATATCGTCTGGAACGTGCTGAGGGTACTTCCGTCGGAAGTATCCGACAATATTACGCAAGTCGCGTCGGAGAAACTCGGCTGCATTTTCGTGGTCGGTCGGAACGGCCTGTGGCCAGTCGAAGATTTTCACGCCCTCTTCGCTGACGAAGACGTTGTACTCGCTCATGTCCGCGTGGACGTACCCGTTCGCGTACGCGTTGGCAACTTCGGAGAGGAGTAAGTCGAGGACGCCGAGTACCTGATCAGTCTCGAGTTTCGTCTGGGAAAGCTCGACGCCGTCCATCTTCTCCATCACGATTGCGTGACGGTTCTGATCGATGGGACGTGGAACCGAGACGTCAGGATAGAGTTCCTCGAGGATACCGTACTCTCGCTCGGCGGCCTTGCGCGCGGTGTACATCCAGGAGACGTGGTCGTTGTCCGACGTGTAATCGCGTTCTTTGTGCACCTCGCGGAAGTTCGTGTAGCCCTCGCGGTGATACTTCAGCGCGTGTGGTTTGTAGGATTTGACCTCGTAGACGTCACTTTCCTTGCCGACGCCCAGTGGCGCACCGAACTCGCTGATCGTATCGCGTTCGACGAGTGCACGTAAGGCGAGGGTATCGTAGCCCTCGAACTGGAGCGTGTACCCCTCGTACTGGATCGTCTTCTTCTCGAC is a window of Natronorubrum sediminis DNA encoding:
- a CDS encoding serine/threonine-protein kinase RIO2, which produces MVRNVAGLLPELEAEDYYLLSGVEQGMRFSEWVQRGKLPKFANLTEEEVDYRLERCLKRGLVEKKTIQYEGYTLQFEGYDTLALRALVERDTISEFGAPLGVGKESDVYEVKSYKPHALKYHREGYTNFREVHKERDYTSDNDHVSWMYTARKAAEREYGILEELYPDVSVPRPIDQNRHAIVMEKMDGVELSQTKLETDQVLGVLDLLLSEVANAYANGYVHADMSEYNVFVSEEGVKIFDWPQAVPTDHENAAEFLRRDLRNIVGYFRRKYPQHVPDDIATDELAESVADESFVTVTNLGA